The following proteins are co-located in the Pyxicephalus adspersus chromosome Z, UCB_Pads_2.0, whole genome shotgun sequence genome:
- the IL2RG gene encoding cytokine receptor common subunit gamma, with protein MIMASDRQQKKVILIVLNFVIFRTGTKDPKIACPQYMVTNSTNIGCKLPISQPYETLNVELKRGSPGSAILVVLKKPQDYVKMDPPSKLKLEVTSNQELILRWEQSFGKIRDSCVMYRVKHRTTASDSWTEKDASSTFSSLPSFDICHNYTFHVKSKINNYCADSLMWSEWSEGVTWARNATVCEGQQTTKPPSQFLHTGITVGLTLLLVVIFLAVIGQERIWVILVPQIPNPAKKFEDLINGCNVQEWVGVSKEAVEKMKLNYTETLCTVTEDSDCPGTEGKSLTSPPPEI; from the exons ATGATTATGGCTTCAGACAGACAACAGAAAAAGGTGATTTTAATTGTTCTGAACTTTGTAATATTTAGGACGGGCACAAAAGATCCCAAAATCGCATGTCCACAATACATGGTCACCAATTCTACAAACATCGGCTGCAAGCTACCCATATCCCAGCCCTATGAGACGCTGAATGTGGAGCTAAAGAGGGGCAGCCCTGGATCTGCAATATTGGTGGTGCTAAAAAAGCCTCAAGACTATG TGAAGATGGATCCCCCTTCCAAACTGAAGCTAGAAGTTACCAGCAACCAGGAATTGATCCTCAGATGGGAGCAATCTTTCGGTAAAATTCGTGATAGTTGTGTGATGTACCGAGTGAAACATAGGACTACGGCCAGCGACAGTTGGACG gAGAAAGACGCCTCATCCACCTTCTCCTCTTTGCCCAGTTTTGACATTTGTCATAATTACACATTCCACGTAAAAAGCAAAATCAACAATTACTGCGCTGATTCCCTCATGTGGAGTGAGTGGAGTGAAGGGGTCACTTGGGCACGAAATGCCACTGTGTGTG aGGGGCAGCAGACGACAAAGCCACCATCTCAGTTTTTGCATACAGGCATTACTGTGGGTTTAACTCTTCTGTTGGTGGTGATTTTCTTGGCTGTAATTGGACAAGAGAG AATATGGGTGATTCTTGTCCCTCAGATTCCAAACCCTGCAAAGAAATTTGAGGATCTCATCAATGGTTGCAATGTTCAG GAATGGGTCGGAGTTTCCAAGGAAGCCGTGGAGAAGATGAAACTCAACTACACTGAAACACTTTGCACCGTCACCGAGGACTCCGATTGTCCTGGAACCGAAGGGAAGAGCCTGACATCCCCCCCaccagaaatctga